The window TCTCTAATTTCTTTGATAAAAGTATCTTCTGACTTTTGAACTGGTTGGAATGAAGCCTTCCAGTACCGTGAAATTTCCATCGGTTTGCCGATTTTTTTGGTAAAATAGTGACCTGGTTCAAGCTTAAAAATCCCTTCAGACAACGTGTCTGGTTCAGGGACAAACTGATACGTTAAATATTGTTGTAACGCTTGATAATTTATGACATCTTCTAATGCAAGTACAATGCTTTTCTTTTCAGAAGCAAAAAAGGTCTTTTCTCCATGTTCATAATAGAAAAATGGTTTGATTCCGAAATGATCTCTAGCACCAAAAAGTGTTTGTTCTTGTTTGTCCCAAATGACAAATGCAAACATTCCGCGCAAACGGTCTACTGCTTTTTCCTTCAAATGGCTGTAAAGGGCAATAATGACCTCAGTGTCAGAGCTTGTAGCAAATGTTAAACCTTCATTTGTAAGCTCTTCACGAAGCTCAAGATAGTTATATATTTCACCATTAAAAATAATCCAATAACGCTCATTTTCATAAGTTAGCGGTTGATGTCCACTTTCAATATCAATAATACTTAGACGGCGGAACCCAAATTGAACATGTTGATCAAAATAATATCCATCATCATCAGGACCGCGATGTGTAATAATCGTATTCATATTTTTAAACTGTTGAATTTGTTCTTCGGTATATTCTTGTGTTTTATCATGTACACAACCAATGAAACCACACATTATGTACGTCACCTACTCCATTTCAAACAAGCGTCCACTAGCAAATAGGAGGACTCTCATCATTTAATTTGATTCTTCTCTTTTTAAAATCATACTCAATATAATAACATAAAATAGACCTAAAATAAAAAACAGGAGTTACACTTTCGTGTAACCCCCCCGTTTTTCTTTTATAGGTTAGCTTGTTTTAATATGCCTTCTGCTTTATCGGTACGTTCCCATGGAAGATCAACATCTGTTCTTCCAAAGTGGCCGTAAGCAGCCGTTTGCTTATAAATGGGACGACGAAGATCTAGCATTTTGATGATTCCAGCAGGACGAAGGTCAAAGTTGTTGCGTACGAGGTCAACGAGAACATTCTCACTTACTTTTCCTGTTCCAAATGTATCAACAGCAATCGATACAGGTCGTGCAACGCCAATCGCATAAGCAAGCTGAACTTCGCACTTTTCAGCGAGACCAGCAGCAACAATGTTTTTCGCAACATAACGTGCAGCATAAGCAGCAGAACGGTCAACTTTTGTTGGATCTTTACCAGAAAACGCGCCACCGCCGTGACGAGCATAGCCACCATAAGTATCAACGATAATTTTACGACCAGTAAGACCAGCATCTCCTTGAGGACCGCCAATAACGAAACGTCCAGTTGGATTAATAAAATACTTTGTATTTTCATCGATTAGTTCTTTTGGAACAACCGGATTGATAACATATTCCTTTAAATTGCGTTGAATTTGCTCTAACATTACCTCAGGATTATGCTGAGTTGAGATGACAATTGTATCAATACGAACTGGCTTGTCATTTTCATCATATTCCACAGTTACTTGAGTTTTTCCATCTGGACGAAGGTACTCAAGAACTTTATCCTTACGCACTTCTGCTAATCGACGAGCAAGCTTGTGTGCAAGCGAAATTGGGAGTGGCATAAGCTCTTTTGTTTCATTACAAGCATAGCCAAACATTAAGCCTTGGTCTCCTGCTCCAATTGCTTCGATTTCTTCATCAGACATTAGACCTTCACGTGCTTCAAGGGCCTGATTAACACCCATAGCAATATCAGGACTTTGTTCACCAATAGAAGTTAAAACCGCACAAGTCTCAGAATCAAAACCATATTTAGCACGATCGTACCCGATACCTTTAATCGTTTCACGAACAATCTTTGGAATATCCACATAAGTAGATGTAGTAATTTCGCCAGCAACTAGAACTAATCCAGTTGTTACTGAAGTTTCAGCAGCAACACGGGCATTAGCATCCTTCGCTAAAATAGCATCTAAAATGGAATCAGAAATTTGGTCACACATCTTATCTGGATGACCTTCAGTTACTGATTCAGAAGTGAACAAACGACGTTTTGTGGACATCTGAATTCCTCCTTTTCCTTATAACGAGATTAACAGCTGAACCCCTTATATTAACCTCAGATTGATACGGTACTCATTCCCTATGTAGTATGAAATAAACATGGAGTTCTTATCCCAATTTATCGTGTATGAACTATATAGACCTGGGATTATTAAAAGCACACATGTTTTCCATTTAAAAGGCGACAAAATAAAAAACCCTTCCTTTTAAATGAGGAAAGGTTTTGAGCAAACTAATTTGCGCCTTTCACTCTTATCGTTCAAGGTCATATGCCTTGCGTCAGGTTAGCACCTTGCTAGAAAGAAAGTTTGTCAGAGAGATTAATCTCGGTTTTCTTTTATAGCAGGTTGCTGGGTTTCATTGGGCCTGTCCCTCCACCAGCTCAGGATAAGAGAGTATCCGTTCAAGGTTGAATAATACCGTATAGTGTCAAATGATGTCAATCGTTTTTTATAAATGTTCACTAATTATATAATAATGGAATTTAGCATCGTTGTGCATGATTGACCCTCATAACACAATACAGGATAACCTATTTAACTTATTAGTTTAATTAACAACGTTATTTAACTAAAGAATGATAAGGTGAACTATAATTTTTTTAAAAATCGAGTTAATAGTATAGATTATTAACTCGAATGTGTTATACTATTCACAACACTCAAAAATATTTGATAAAGGAAGGTATTTATCAGATGAATTCTGTAAGTATTTCTAATGAACTAAGTAAATTATTAAGTGGTAATAACATTAAGATTCAACTTTCAGTTCCCCAGTTAGTTGAAAAAGTATTAGAGCGAAAAGAAGGAATTATTTCATCAACTGGCGCTGTCCGTGCCACCACTGGAAAATATACTGGCCGTTCACCTAAAGACAAGTATATTGTAGAAGAAGCTTCATCAAAGGACAAGGTCGAATGGGGTTCTATAAATACACCGATCTCTGAAGAAGCATTTTCAAAGCTTTACAATAAAGTCGTAACTTATTTACAAAAACAAGAGGAAGTTTTTGTCTTCCGTGGTTTCGCAGGGGCAGATAAAAAATATCGTTTGCCAATCCAAATAATCAATGAGTATGCTTGGCATAATCTTTTTTCTCATCAATTATTCATTCGTCCAGACGAAAAAGAACTAGAAGAGCACAATAATGCATTTTCGGTTATCTGCGCACCTAACTTTAAAGCAGATCCTGCTGTTGATGGTACTGCGTCAGAAACCTTTATCATTATTTCTTTCGAACGCAGAACAGTTTTAATTGGCGGTACAGAATATGCTGGAGAAATCAAAAAATCGATTTTTTCTATTATGAATTACTTGCTTCCTGAAAGCGGAATTCTATCTATGCACTGTTCGTCAAATGTTGGGGCAGAAGGCGATGTTGCTTTATTCTTTGGTCTTTCTGGAACTGGGAAAACAACTTTATCAGCAGACCCAGACCGTAAATTAATCGGTGACGACGAGCATGGTTGGTCAGCAAATGGTGTCTTCAATATTGAAGGCGGTTGTTATGCAAAATGCATCAATTTATCTCGTGAAAAAGAACCACAAATTTTTGATGCAATCCGCTTTGGTTCTGTCCTTGAAAATGTTGTTCTTGACGACGAAAGCCGTATCGCCGATTATGATGACACTACCTTAACAGAAAACACTCGTGCAGCTTATCCATTACAAGCAATTAGCAATATTGTTGATCCAAGTGTTGCTGGTCATCCTAATACCATTATTTTCTTAACAGCTGATGCTTTTGGAGTATTACCTCCAATCTCGAAGCTTACTAAAGAACAAGCTATGTACCATTTCTTAAGTGGTTATACTTCTAAACTAGCAGGAACAGAGCGTGGAGTTACATCTCCTGAAGCAACTTTCTCAACTTGCTTCGGATCTCCATTCTTACCGCTTCCAGCTACTCGGTATGCGGAAATGCTTGGAAATAAAATTGATGAGCACAATGCTAATGTTTTCTTAGTTAACACAGGTTGGACTGGTGGAGAGTATGGGGTTGGTTCGAGAATGAAGCTTTCTTATACACGTTCAATGGTTCAAGCCGCACTTGTTGGTGAATTAAATCATATCGAAACTGCTACAGATGCTATTTTTGGCTTAGAGGTACCACTACATGTTCCAGGTGTACCTGACGAAGTGCTACAACCGAACAAAACTTGGGCAAACCAAGATTCTTATGTAGCAAAAGCAAAAGAATTAGCTGGTAAATTTCACGAGAATTTCAAAAAGTTCGCTAATGTTCCACAAGAAATTGTTGAAAACGGCGGACCTATTGCACGATAATTTTAATTAAGTGATGAAATTATTTGGGGAAGTAATTTCATCTCACTTTAGGGGAATTGTTTCGGTTAATGGGGGTTTAATAAAACAGGCTGATAAGGGCGGGGGCCCTTATCAGCCTGTTTATTTTTGTTTCTTGATTAAACAAAATTAGTTTGTCGAGTGCAAAGTGATTAATTGGTAGGTGATGGTCGTTTCGTTTTGTTCCCACTCAACCTTTTTTATTAGAGCTGTACCGTTAATTTCACTTTCCCGTGTTTTTCGAACTTCTAATGGAATGTCAATTGGATAAAGTCGATAACCCTCTTTTGTTAAAGAGAACCTGTTATGCTCATCCAGCCGTTTCTCTCTACCCTTTGTTACAATCAGTGTATTTAATTCCAGCGGCATTCCCATATGATCTCTCCTTCATGTTTCCTTACCATTATTTTATCATTTATTTGATTGATTTTTCATCCAATTCGTTAGATCTTTTACGATTTGTCGATTTATTAACGGTGGGAAATAATGAGTGAACTCCTTAAAGTACCAACATGTAACGGGTTTTTGGTACTCATTTAAACGTTGCTGTAGGCGAAAAGCATGTTCGACCGAGACATTTGTGTCTTGGCAGCCGTGAATAATTAACACTGGTGATTGCAGCCGATTCAATTGATACAATGGTGTTCGATAACGGTATCTTTCGGGATATTTGCTAGGTGTCCCGCCAATAACCCGTTTCATCATTCTCCGCAAATCTTCTCGTTCATAATAGGTTAACTCCATATCACTCACACCGCCCCAAGTTACGAGTGACACCGCTTCAGGGAATTGAATCGCAGTCTGCAGGGCCATAACACCTCCACGCGAAAAGCCAAAGATATGGATATTTTTCACTTGAGGGTGATTTTTCAACACCGAATAAGCCGCAAAAGCATCATGGCGGTCTTCACCGCCAAAATCCTCGCTTCCTTCTCCCCCTTGATTCCCCCGGTAAAATGGCGCAAACACAATAAATCCTTCTGCTGCAAACTGACAAATTCGAGCTGCTCTTACTTTTCCAACATTTCTAATTCCTCCTCTTAAATACAAAAAACCTTCATAAACTGCAGCCCTTTTTGGCTCAGCCAATAACCCTTTTACTCTTAGCCCCTGTGAATAGTAGGTAACAATCGTTAAAGAGATGTTTGAATTTGGGGAGGGGTATCTCCATTTTGATAAAATAGTTCCTTCTTTTTCCATAGTTAGGATTTCTCCTTTCATAAAAAGGCTATAGGCATTCACACATTTTTTTGTTTTTTCATACGATATCACAAGTTTAAACCCTTCATTTTTTAAGGCACTGTTAACCTAGAATGTTGATTTCCGTTCCAGGCACTCGCTTTCCGCTAGGCGAACAGTGAGCCTCCTCGGCGCTTAAGCGCCTGTGGGGTCTCACCTGTCCCGCTGCTCCCGCAGGAGTCTTCGCTGTATCCGCTCCAATCAACATTGTGCAAAAATCAACATTGTGCTTTAACACAACCTTTTTTAATAAATGAATAGGAGGCATTAAAATGAAATACTTAAACAAATTTTGGCTTACTTTGCTGATGGTCGCCGTGCTCATAATCCCATTAGTAGCTTGTAACAATACCAATACAAAAACTACCAAAAGGCTTGAAAAAGTTAGGGTTGCTGAGGTGACGCGCTCGTTGTTTTATGCCCCACAATATGTGGCGCTGGAAAAGGGTTTCTTTAAGGATGAAGGCCTAGATGTTTCGCTCACCACAACTTTTGGTGGTGATAAAACGATGACCACCCTCATTTCAGATGGCGCAGATATTGCGTTGGTTGGATCAGAGACATCGATTTATGTTTATGCACAGGGATCAAATGACCCAGTCATCAATTTTGCACAATTGACTCAAACCGATGGCACCTTCCTTGTTTCGCGAAAGAAAATCAACAATTTTTCGTGGGATCTGTTAAAAGGAAGTACCTTCTTAGGGCAACGAAAGGGCGGAATGCCACAAATGGTGGGTGAATTCGTGCTGAAACAACAAGGGATTGACCCGCAAAACGATTTAAATTTAATTCAGAACGTCGACTTTGCAAATATTGCCAATGCATTTGCGTCAGGAACAGGTGATTATGTGCAATTGTTTGAGCCCACTGCTAGTGTATTTGAAAAAGAGGGGAAAGGACATATTGTTGCCTCCTTTGGATCAGAATCTGGCCATGTACCCTACACAACCTTCATGGCAAAACAAAGCTATATGAAGAGGAACAAAGATACGGTAGAAAAGTTCACTCGCGCCATTTATCGAGCACAACAGTGGGTAAATACCCATAGCTCAAAAGAAATTGCCACCACAATCCAATCCTATTTTCCAGACATTGATTTAGGAATCCTTGAAATGTCGATTGACCGTTATAAAACCCAAGGCTCATTTGCAACAGATCCAATCCTAGATAAAAAGGAATGGAATAATCTACAAAATATTATGAGTGAATCAGGTGAACTTTCTAAAAAAGTTAATTATAAAACGTTAGTTAATACAGCCATTGCTGAAAAAACCATTAAATAAATCATCGTAAGAGGAGGCCGATTTATCATGACATTTTTAAAAATAAACAACATTCACCATACCTATTTTACTAAAACATCGGCTATAACTGCCCTCTCCAATATTTCGCTTGAGGTTAAGGAAGGAGAGTTTATCTCTTTTCTTGGACCAAGCGGCTGTGGAAAGACCACGTTACTTTCCGTTATTGCCGGCTTGATAGACCCTACATCAGGATCAGTAACCTTAGAGGATATGCCCGTCAAAAAGGCAGGAAATCGAATTGGCTATATGCTCCAACAAGATTATTTATTTCCATGGAAGACCATTATTGAAAACATATTAATTGGATTAAAACTAACCAATCGCCTAACACCGGAAAATGAGGAATATGCCTTAAGCCTGCTTGATCAAATGGGGCTTAAAGGCGTTGAATCACAATATCCAAAACAATTATCTGGTGGAATGCGTCAGCGGGTTGCTTTAGTTAGAACACTCGCTATGGAACCAAAACTGTTAATGCTCGATGAGCCCTTTTCCGCCTTGGATTACCAGACAAAGCTAAGGCTAGAAAACTTGGTATCTAAGACGCTATCCTCATTTGGCAAGACCGCTATCCTTGTTACACATGATATCGGCGAGGCAATCGTTATGAGTGACCGGATTTATTTATTATCTTCCCAACCAGGGAGTCTGTTTAAAATATTTGATGTCCCAGATGAACTCAAAAGTTTAACTCCCTTTAATACAAGAAATCATGAAACATACCCCGCCCTGTTCCAAACAATTTGGAAGGAGTTGGAATCCCTTGAAGCATCTACCCCAGTCAAACATCAACCTTCTACACCATAATTATATCCAATCACTAAAACGGGAAAAAAACTGGGTCCGATTTTACCAGCTTATCATTTTCTTCGTATTTTTCTCAGGATGGGAATTAGCAAGTCGAAAGCTATGGATTGATCCATTAATCTTTAGCTCTCCATCAAAAATATATCTATTATTTATTGAAAAAATGGCAGATGGCTCCTTACTTACTAATATCGGTGTGACGCTGACTGAAACGGTATTTGGATTTATTCTAGGAACACTGCTTGGTACCATCTTAGCCTCAATTCTATGGTGGTCCCCACAGGTTTCAAAAATACTTGATCCCTATTTAGTCATATTAAATGCGATGCCAAAGGTTGCACTTGGTCCGATTCTCATCGTTGCTTTAGGACCCGGATTTACATCAATCATTTCAATGGGCGCCATCATCTCTATCATCATTACGGCCATTGTGGTTTACACGTCTTTTAAAGAAGTGGACCCTAATTATCTCAAGGTATTACAAACACTAGGAGCAACAAGAATTCAAAGCTTTTGGGAGGTAATTTTACCCGCGTCGTTTCCAACCATTATTTCAACTCTTAAGGTCAATGTGGGCCTATCATGGGTCGGCGTGATGGTTGGTGAATTCCTCGTTTCGTCAAAAGGACTTGGCTATATGGTCGTTTATGGATTCCAAGTCTTTAACTTTACACTTGTCTTACTGTCACTCCTGATTATCGCCGTGTTTGCCACGTTGATGTATCAATTGGTATCCTTATTAGAAAAAAAGATCATAAAAAACTGAAAATAATTTCGACAAGGACTACAACCTTGTCTATTTTTAAAAAATTTGGCTCTGTTAAACTAGAATGTTGATTTCCGTTCCAGGCGTTTCGCGCACCTTAGGGGCGGGCGGTGAGCCTCCTCGGCGCTAAAGCGGAGGCCACTGAAAAACATACGATTTTTACGTCTGTAAATAAATTTTGGTACAAAAAAGGCAATTTATCGTCTGTTTTTGGACGAAAAATTGCCCTTTTCCTTATCTTTTTTTATTCTTTTTCATTGAGGAGTTTTAGTATTCGTTTAAGGTTGACAGCGAATATCGCTGTAGCTCCCTGAATCTTCATGCCTAATAGACCCGCAGATGATGCAATATCATACCCGTGTCTATGTTTCAACTCACTATTTTTCGCTTCAATTTTATAGCGAGATTTCGCTAACTCTTTAAATTCTTCTGTGTTTTGAAATGCCTCCTGATCGGCATGTTCTGTTGATTTGATTGTCACAGAATAAGATTTACTTTTCGCTCCTTCTTTATAACAGCCATCATGAAAAGGGCACACTTTACATTTTTCAATATCAAAAAAGTACTTGATTCTAGGGTTTTTATCTTGTCCCTTTCGTCCTTCATATTTCCTTCTATTAGCCATATGCCCTGCTTTACATACATACATTCCTGCATCTTTATTAAATTCAAACTCTTCTTCTTTTGTGCGTCTGCCATGTGTAATATGCGGATGTAATTTGGAAACAAGTGCTAATTCATTTTCTTTCGCGAATCGAATATTATCTTTCTCAGAGTAGGCTGTATCTCCAATGATTTTGTCAATTTTCATTCCAGTTGCTTGGCTTTTTTTTGTTAAATCCCGCAGATATTTTCCATCACTTTTTTCACCTGTTGTCATAACTGCCGCTGTAATAATCCGTTCATTAGCCATCGCGTAATGCGTTTTGAACCCAAAAAAAGAAGAGTCCTCTGTTTTGTGTCCGACCCGTGCGTCTGGATCATTTGAATAGCTAAGTTGTTCTGTATAATCTTCTACGATCTCTTTTAGAACATTTAATTTTTCTTTGACCGCAGGTACCTTAGCGATTTGTGGTTCTTTTTCGACAACAGTAATGATTCGACGACAATAATCTAATTCATCGGTTACTTCAACAGAAGTTGTTTTCGCAGGGAATTTTTCCTTCATGGATTCATCAATTCGATACACGGCTTTTCGAACATTTTTCGCTTTCTCTTGTAAAAATTCCTTCGGAGATTTTTGGTTATAACGCGCTTTCGTATGTGTGGAATCCACGATAATGGTTTTACTTTTTATGATTTCTTTTTCCAGAGCAATCTCAACTGTTTTGCCAATGAGCAAATCTAATAAATCCTCATCTTGAAGACGGAGTTTACGAAATTTCGTTAAGGAACTAGGATCAATCACGGAATCTTCTGGTGCCATATCCAGGAAATATTTAAACGACATATCATATATTGAACGTTCTACTACATCCACATCAGATAGATCAAATATCGATTTTAGTAATAAATATTTGAACATGCGAATCGGTGAAATGGCATTTCGACCGTTATCAAGACAATATTTCGTTTTTAATTCTTCGAGAATAAATGAAAAGTCCACTAGTTCATTGATTTGGCGAAGCATATTACTTTTTGGCACAACTATTTCGTAGATTGCCATGAATGGGCTAAGATTAAGTGTTTCTTGATTGGAAATCATCGGGATATCACCTACATACATTTAATATCGTTATTATAAGGCAAAAAGACAGTTGAAAGTTTGGTTTAATCAAACTTTCAACTGCCTAAATTAAAAACTTGGACTTTTTCAGTGGCCTCGCT of the Bacillus sp. 1NLA3E genome contains:
- a CDS encoding ABC transporter ATP-binding protein, which produces MTFLKINNIHHTYFTKTSAITALSNISLEVKEGEFISFLGPSGCGKTTLLSVIAGLIDPTSGSVTLEDMPVKKAGNRIGYMLQQDYLFPWKTIIENILIGLKLTNRLTPENEEYALSLLDQMGLKGVESQYPKQLSGGMRQRVALVRTLAMEPKLLMLDEPFSALDYQTKLRLENLVSKTLSSFGKTAILVTHDIGEAIVMSDRIYLLSSQPGSLFKIFDVPDELKSLTPFNTRNHETYPALFQTIWKELESLEASTPVKHQPSTP
- a CDS encoding ABC transporter substrate-binding protein → MKYLNKFWLTLLMVAVLIIPLVACNNTNTKTTKRLEKVRVAEVTRSLFYAPQYVALEKGFFKDEGLDVSLTTTFGGDKTMTTLISDGADIALVGSETSIYVYAQGSNDPVINFAQLTQTDGTFLVSRKKINNFSWDLLKGSTFLGQRKGGMPQMVGEFVLKQQGIDPQNDLNLIQNVDFANIANAFASGTGDYVQLFEPTASVFEKEGKGHIVASFGSESGHVPYTTFMAKQSYMKRNKDTVEKFTRAIYRAQQWVNTHSSKEIATTIQSYFPDIDLGILEMSIDRYKTQGSFATDPILDKKEWNNLQNIMSESGELSKKVNYKTLVNTAIAEKTIK
- a CDS encoding DUF2584 domain-containing protein, giving the protein MGMPLELNTLIVTKGREKRLDEHNRFSLTKEGYRLYPIDIPLEVRKTRESEINGTALIKKVEWEQNETTITYQLITLHSTN
- the metK gene encoding methionine adenosyltransferase — protein: MSTKRRLFTSESVTEGHPDKMCDQISDSILDAILAKDANARVAAETSVTTGLVLVAGEITTSTYVDIPKIVRETIKGIGYDRAKYGFDSETCAVLTSIGEQSPDIAMGVNQALEAREGLMSDEEIEAIGAGDQGLMFGYACNETKELMPLPISLAHKLARRLAEVRKDKVLEYLRPDGKTQVTVEYDENDKPVRIDTIVISTQHNPEVMLEQIQRNLKEYVINPVVPKELIDENTKYFINPTGRFVIGGPQGDAGLTGRKIIVDTYGGYARHGGGAFSGKDPTKVDRSAAYAARYVAKNIVAAGLAEKCEVQLAYAIGVARPVSIAVDTFGTGKVSENVLVDLVRNNFDLRPAGIIKMLDLRRPIYKQTAAYGHFGRTDVDLPWERTDKAEGILKQANL
- the pckA gene encoding phosphoenolpyruvate carboxykinase (ATP): MNSVSISNELSKLLSGNNIKIQLSVPQLVEKVLERKEGIISSTGAVRATTGKYTGRSPKDKYIVEEASSKDKVEWGSINTPISEEAFSKLYNKVVTYLQKQEEVFVFRGFAGADKKYRLPIQIINEYAWHNLFSHQLFIRPDEKELEEHNNAFSVICAPNFKADPAVDGTASETFIIISFERRTVLIGGTEYAGEIKKSIFSIMNYLLPESGILSMHCSSNVGAEGDVALFFGLSGTGKTTLSADPDRKLIGDDEHGWSANGVFNIEGGCYAKCINLSREKEPQIFDAIRFGSVLENVVLDDESRIADYDDTTLTENTRAAYPLQAISNIVDPSVAGHPNTIIFLTADAFGVLPPISKLTKEQAMYHFLSGYTSKLAGTERGVTSPEATFSTCFGSPFLPLPATRYAEMLGNKIDEHNANVFLVNTGWTGGEYGVGSRMKLSYTRSMVQAALVGELNHIETATDAIFGLEVPLHVPGVPDEVLQPNKTWANQDSYVAKAKELAGKFHENFKKFANVPQEIVENGGPIAR
- a CDS encoding IS1182 family transposase, which encodes MISNQETLNLSPFMAIYEIVVPKSNMLRQINELVDFSFILEELKTKYCLDNGRNAISPIRMFKYLLLKSIFDLSDVDVVERSIYDMSFKYFLDMAPEDSVIDPSSLTKFRKLRLQDEDLLDLLIGKTVEIALEKEIIKSKTIIVDSTHTKARYNQKSPKEFLQEKAKNVRKAVYRIDESMKEKFPAKTTSVEVTDELDYCRRIITVVEKEPQIAKVPAVKEKLNVLKEIVEDYTEQLSYSNDPDARVGHKTEDSSFFGFKTHYAMANERIITAAVMTTGEKSDGKYLRDLTKKSQATGMKIDKIIGDTAYSEKDNIRFAKENELALVSKLHPHITHGRRTKEEEFEFNKDAGMYVCKAGHMANRRKYEGRKGQDKNPRIKYFFDIEKCKVCPFHDGCYKEGAKSKSYSVTIKSTEHADQEAFQNTEEFKELAKSRYKIEAKNSELKHRHGYDIASSAGLLGMKIQGATAIFAVNLKRILKLLNEKE
- a CDS encoding ABC transporter permease, translated to MKHLPQSNINLLHHNYIQSLKREKNWVRFYQLIIFFVFFSGWELASRKLWIDPLIFSSPSKIYLLFIEKMADGSLLTNIGVTLTETVFGFILGTLLGTILASILWWSPQVSKILDPYLVILNAMPKVALGPILIVALGPGFTSIISMGAIISIIITAIVVYTSFKEVDPNYLKVLQTLGATRIQSFWEVILPASFPTIISTLKVNVGLSWVGVMVGEFLVSSKGLGYMVVYGFQVFNFTLVLLSLLIIAVFATLMYQLVSLLEKKIIKN
- a CDS encoding alpha/beta hydrolase family protein, with the translated sequence MEKEGTILSKWRYPSPNSNISLTIVTYYSQGLRVKGLLAEPKRAAVYEGFLYLRGGIRNVGKVRAARICQFAAEGFIVFAPFYRGNQGGEGSEDFGGEDRHDAFAAYSVLKNHPQVKNIHIFGFSRGGVMALQTAIQFPEAVSLVTWGGVSDMELTYYEREDLRRMMKRVIGGTPSKYPERYRYRTPLYQLNRLQSPVLIIHGCQDTNVSVEHAFRLQQRLNEYQKPVTCWYFKEFTHYFPPLINRQIVKDLTNWMKNQSNK